From Cygnus atratus isolate AKBS03 ecotype Queensland, Australia chromosome 1, CAtr_DNAZoo_HiC_assembly, whole genome shotgun sequence, the proteins below share one genomic window:
- the ZCRB1 gene encoding zinc finger CCHC-type and RNA-binding motif-containing protein 1 isoform X1 gives MNQKEEVLCTDFSATSIFWEKSKHEEKHSLFSFKKMSGGLAPSKSTVYVSNLPFALTNNDLYRIFSKYGKVVKVTIMKDKDTRKSKGVAFILFLDKESAQNCSRALNNKQLFGRVIKASIAIDNGRAAEFIRRRNYFDKSKCYECGEAGHLSYACPKNMLGEREPPKKKEKKKRKKAVEPEEIEEEEESEEEGEDPALDSLSQAIAVQQAKIEEEQQRWTQTAGESSISDDSKRPRIKKSAYFSDEEELSD, from the exons ATGAATCagaaggaagaagttctttgcACAGACTTTAGTGCCACTTCAATTTTTTGGGAAAAGTccaaacatgaggaaaaacacAGCCTGTTCTCTTTCAA AAAAATGAGTGGTGGGTTGGCACCAAGCAAAAGCACTGTGTATGTCTCCAATTTACCCTTTGCTCTGACCAACAATGATCTATACAGG attttttctaaGTATGGGAAAGTTGTCAA AGTTACTATTATGAAAGACAAAGACACCAGGAAGAGCAAAGGAGttgcctttattttgtttttggatAAAGAATCTGCACAAAACTGTTCTCGGGCACTTAATAACAAACAA ctgtttgGAAGAGTAATAAAAGCAAGTATTGCCATTGATaatggaagagcagcagaattCATTCGCAGGCGCAACTACTTTGATAAGTCTAAGTGTTATGAATGTGGG GAAGCAGGACACTTAAGTTATGCTTGTCCTAAAAATATGCTGGGAGAGCGGGAGccaccaaagaaaaaagaaaagaagaagagaaagaaagcagttgaACCAGAAGAAAT tgaggaggaagaagaaagtgaagaggaaggagaagaccCTGCTCTAGACAGCCTCAGCCAGGCCATCGCTGTCCAG CAAGCCAAAATTGAGGAAGAACAACAAAGATGGACACAGACTGCAGGGGAATCTTCCATTTCAGATGACTCAAAACGTCCACGGATTAAGAAAAGTGCTTATTTCAGTGATGAGGAAGAACTTAGTGactaa
- the ZCRB1 gene encoding zinc finger CCHC-type and RNA-binding motif-containing protein 1 isoform X2, producing the protein MSGGLAPSKSTVYVSNLPFALTNNDLYRIFSKYGKVVKVTIMKDKDTRKSKGVAFILFLDKESAQNCSRALNNKQLFGRVIKASIAIDNGRAAEFIRRRNYFDKSKCYECGEAGHLSYACPKNMLGEREPPKKKEKKKRKKAVEPEEIEEEEESEEEGEDPALDSLSQAIAVQQAKIEEEQQRWTQTAGESSISDDSKRPRIKKSAYFSDEEELSD; encoded by the exons ATGAGTGGTGGGTTGGCACCAAGCAAAAGCACTGTGTATGTCTCCAATTTACCCTTTGCTCTGACCAACAATGATCTATACAGG attttttctaaGTATGGGAAAGTTGTCAA AGTTACTATTATGAAAGACAAAGACACCAGGAAGAGCAAAGGAGttgcctttattttgtttttggatAAAGAATCTGCACAAAACTGTTCTCGGGCACTTAATAACAAACAA ctgtttgGAAGAGTAATAAAAGCAAGTATTGCCATTGATaatggaagagcagcagaattCATTCGCAGGCGCAACTACTTTGATAAGTCTAAGTGTTATGAATGTGGG GAAGCAGGACACTTAAGTTATGCTTGTCCTAAAAATATGCTGGGAGAGCGGGAGccaccaaagaaaaaagaaaagaagaagagaaagaaagcagttgaACCAGAAGAAAT tgaggaggaagaagaaagtgaagaggaaggagaagaccCTGCTCTAGACAGCCTCAGCCAGGCCATCGCTGTCCAG CAAGCCAAAATTGAGGAAGAACAACAAAGATGGACACAGACTGCAGGGGAATCTTCCATTTCAGATGACTCAAAACGTCCACGGATTAAGAAAAGTGCTTATTTCAGTGATGAGGAAGAACTTAGTGactaa